The stretch of DNA AGTAATCATTATGATTATTTTAACGTACGTTTTAGGAACTCCCTTGTACGTTTTTGTGTTGGATTATTGAAAATTTGCTCAGGGCTTCCTTCTTCTGCAATAACTCCCTTATCCATAAAGACAACACGGTCAGAAACTTCTTTTGCAAATTCCATTTCATGTGTGACAATCAACATCGTAAGACCAGATTCAGCGAGCTCCTTCATGACTTTTAGAACCTCTCCTACCATTTCAGGATCAAGAGCTGACGTCGGTTCATCGAATAACATCACATCTGGCTCCATGGAAAGTGCTCTTGCAATCGCCACACGCTGCTTTTGACCGCCAGATAGTTGCTTTGGCTTCGCGTTGATATATTTGTCCATTCCAACAACCTTCAAGTATTTCATCGCGACTCTTTCGGCTTCTTCCTTGGAGCGTTTTAATACCTTTATTTGTCCTACCACACAATTGTTAATGACATTGTGATTGTTAAATAAGTTAAATTGTTGGAACACCATGCCTAAATGCTTCCGGTAATCAGCTGCATCATGATTGTCATCCAGAATATTTTCACCATGGTAGATAATATGCCCGCCGCTCGGTTTTTCTAATAGATTAATACAACGAAGAAGAGTTGATTTACCAGATCCTGAGGATCCGATAATGGAGACTACTTCTCCTTTGTTCACCGAAAAATCAATGTCTTTTAATACTTCATGCGTTCCAAAGGATTTGTTTAAATGTTGAATATCAATAATCTTTTCCATATTCTCTCTCCTCCTTCTCTACTTATTTTTGATTCACTTGTGTATCGTTTCCAATCATCGTATAGTTGTCAGCGCCATCTAATCTCTTTTCAATGTATAGCAATATTCTTGTTACAATAAAGGTCATCACAAAATAAATCATACAGGCTACGAAAAATGATTCAAAATATCTAAAGTTATTACCTGATATTGATTTTGTGACGAAATATAACTCTGTAACGGAGATAACATTCAGAACGGACGTATCTTTAATATTAATAACGAATTGATTTCCTGTTGCCGGTAGAATATTTCGGATAACCTGTGGCAATACCACATTCCACATCGTTTGGAAATGTGTCATTCCAATAGCATGCGCTGCTTCGAACTGTCCTTTATCGACCGAAACAATCCCTCCACGTACAATTTCAGCCATATAGGCTCCCGTATTAATCGATACAACAATTATCGCTGCAACAAAAACATTCATATCGATACCAAATGCTAACGCAGAACCATAATAGATTACCATTGCTTGTACAATCATCGGTGTTCCACGGAAGAATTCAATATAGATTGATAGAATTGCGTTAATCACATTTAACAAAGCTTTTTTGGCACCACGTTCAGGCATGGGGATTGTTCGGACTACCCCTGCTGCTAATCCAATGATTGCCCCAATAATCGTCCCTATAAGAGAAATCAACAGTGTTAAACCAGCGCCACGAAGGAACATAGGCCAGTTTTCTGCAATTATTTTAATGACCCACTCAAGACTCATCTTTTATCCTCCTTTACTGTATAAAACCGACTGTATGATTCTATACAGCCGGTTTCTCATGATTAGTTTGCTGCTGGTTGATTCTTAATAGCATTATCCATAATGCTTGTGCGGTCTTCCTCAGAAATACCTGCTAAAATTTCATTGATTTTATCCGTTAAGTCACTGCCCTTTTTAAGGCCGACAGCGATTGCTGTATCATCTGCTGATGTTTTAAATCCTTCTTCAAATTCAACCATTACATAGTTTTCGTTTGCTGCTGAGGCACTAACTCCTTCTGGACGCTCTGAAACGTATCCATCAATCATTCCTGATTCAAGGGCTACTCTCATTGCTGGGAAGTTGTCCATCGCTGTTTTCTTGTCTACACCTTTAATTTGATCAATCACTGAATAGTGGAAGGTATTTAATTGAGCTGTAACTTTTGCTCCTTTGAAATCTTGGATAGAAGTCACACCTTCGTACTTGCTGCCTTTTTTCACAACCATCACTAAATTGGATGTGTAGTAATTATCTGAAAAGTCGATTGTTTCTTTACGATCTGCTGTTGGTGACATACCAGCGATAATTGCATCAATTTTACCTGATGTTAAAGCCGGTACAAGGCCATCCCACTCTGTTTTGACAATCACTAATTCTTTTCCTAAACCTTCAGCAACCTTTTTTGCAATTTCCACATCATAGCCGCCTGCATATTCTGCTGAGCCACCGATTTTAACACCACCATTAGAATCATCGTTTTGAGTCCAGTTAAAAGGGGCATAGCCAGCTTCAAGACCAACCTTAAAAGTATTATCATCTGATGATTCTGCACCAGAACTTTTACTTGTCCCACATCCTGCTAAAAGAAGAATGGTTGAAACGAACAAAACTATAACTATCGTAAACTTGTTTTTCATGATTTCTCTCCTCCTGTTTTTTTCCATAGATTATTAAAACAACAAAAAACGACCTGAGATAAACTCAGGTCGCAATATGCGTCGTTCCCTAAAGTCCCCTCTTTTATCCCAAATGAGATAGCACAACTCAATAAACCGGAGAGTTTATTGAGACAGTCCTGCAGCTCTTAACTACAGACCCAGCATGTAATATTGAGAATATTACAAACTTCGGCGACATTTCCTTCTCTTTAGTATCACTGCTTCTCATACTCCACTAAAGACTGTTAAATACCGCGCCTCTACCTCACTGTAAAAAAGTGAGGTCTTATTAAATTATATTAATATACTACAGCATTTTGTCGAAAACTGTCAACTTGTATTTTATTGGGAATTCTAATGGGACTTTTATGTTATTTTGGAAATCCGAGTTATCGATCACTATTGTGGGGTTATTGTGACCGTAACTCCTTCTTTTTTGAGTTTTCGGTCACTATAGAGCCCATTTTGAGTTTTCGTCCATAATACTACAATGAAAAATTCACTTGTTGTTTAAAGGGTATTTTTAGGCTTCCCCATAAAACATAAAGACACCCACAAACGTCGGTTTAGCAACATTTGTGGGTGCCTTTTAGATACCGGTGGTCGGGGTCGAACCGACACTCCTTGCGGAACACGATTTTGAGTCGTGCGCGTCTGCCAATTCCGCCACACCGGCATAATAAAATTTTGTAAAGGTAATGCCGAGGACCGGAATCGAACCGGTACGGTAGTCACCTACCGCAGGATTTTAAGTCCTGTGCGTCTGCCAGTTCCGCCACCCCGGCGCAATGAAAAGCGCTATAAAACATAAATTAAATTCTTGAAGGCGGCAACCGGATTCGAACCGGTGGTAAAGGTTTTGCAGACCTCTGCCTTACCACTTGGCTATGCCGCCATATAATGGAGCGGAAGACGGGATTCGAACCCGCGACCCCCACCTTGGCAAGGTGGTGTTCTACCACTGAACTACTTCCGCAAATTGGCTGGGCTAGCTGGATTTGAACCAACGCATGTCGCAGTCAAAGTGCGATGCCTTACCGCTTGGCTATAGCCCAATGATAATTTATTTTTAAATGATTGTTTTATGGGGCGACTGATGGGAATCGAACCCACGAATGCCTGAACCACAATCAGGTGCGTTAACCACTTCGCCACAATCGCCACAATAAAATTTATTGGCAGGGGTAGTAGGAATTGAACCCACACCAAAGGTTTTGGAGACCTTCGTTCTACCTTTAAACTATACCCCTATAAAATTTAACTATTTTGCTTTGCAAAAAATTTGGTGGAGGGGGACGGATTCGAACCGCCGAACCCGGAGGGAGCGGATTTACAGTCCGCCGCGTTTAGCCACTTCGCTACCCCTCCACATATTATGATGATAAAAACCAAATGGTGCCGGCTAGAGGACTTGAACCCCCAACCTACTGATTACAAGTCAGTTGCTCTACCAATTGAGCTAAACCGGCAAGCATATAATCAATAGAATAAAAATGGTGGCTCAGGACGGAATCGAACCGCCGACACAAGGATTTTCAGTCCTTTGCTCTACCGACTGAGCTACTGAGCCACATAATTTAGCCATTTAATAAAAATGGCGGTCTGGACGGGACTCGAACCCGCGACCTCCTGCGTGACAGGCAGGCATTCTAACCAACTGAACTACCAGACCGAATTGCGGGGACAGGATTTGAACCTGCGACCTTCGGGTTATGAGCCCGACGAGCTACCGGACTGCTCCACCCCGCGACAATAGAAATTATTTCACTTATCTCATGCCCATAGTTTGTATGGACTGTATCAATCTCAGAAAGCCTACTCAAGAAGCAGTTCGATTGATACAACTCGCAGTTTATCCTGTGAAGTAACGCTCGTTGCTCCACCCCGCGATAATAAGTATTAAAGATTATTTCACTTCGTGAAAAATCATGGTGGAGGATGACGGGATCGAACCGCCGACCCTCTGCTTGTAAGGCAGATGCTCTCCCAGCTGAGCTAATCCTCCATTTTTAGAAAACTAATATTTGCTAAGATTCTAATGGTGACCCCTACGGGATTCGAACCCGTGTTACCTCCGTGAAAGGGAGGTGTCTTAACCACTTGACCAAGGGGCCATTAATAATAGATTGTGTTTTTATGGCGGAGAGCAAGGGATTTGAACCCTTGAGACAGGGTTACCCGCCTACACGATTTCCAATCGTGCTCCTTCGGCCACTCGGACAGCTCTCCATAAAAGAATGGCTCCGCAGGTAGGACTCGAACCTACGACCGATCGGTTAACAGCCGATAGCTCTACCACTGAGCTACTGCGGAATAATGAAATTTGAAGCAGCCTGGCAACGTCCTACTCTCACAGGAACAAAGTTCCAACTACCATCGGCGCTGAGAAGCTTAACTTCCGTGTTCGGTATGGGAACGGGTGTGACCTTCTCGCCATTATTACCAGACTACTTTTCTCAAAGACAATCTTTATTATACTGTCTTTTCGATATTTTTCAAGAGGTTTTTGAAAAAAAATCATTCCCTCAAAACTAGATAATTTCAGAAGAAGTTTGTAAAACGAGTTCGCATTAAAAATTGGTTAAGTCCTCGAACGATTAGTATCAGTCAGCTCCACATGTTACCACGCTTCCACCTCTGACCTATCAACCTGATCATCTTTCAGGGTTCTTACTAGCTTGACGCTATGGGAAATCTCATCTTGAGGGGGGCTTCATGCTTAGATGCTTTCAGCACTTATCCCGTCCGCACATAGCTACCCAGCGATGCCTTTGGCAAGACAACTGGTACACCAGCGGTGCGTCCATCCCGGTCCTCTCGTACTAAGGACAGCTCCTCTCAAATTTCCTGCGCCCACGACGGATAGGGACCGAACTGTCTCACGACGTTCTGAACCCAGCTCGCGTACCGCTTTAATGGGCGA from Neobacillus sp. CF12 encodes:
- a CDS encoding amino acid ABC transporter ATP-binding protein, with the translated sequence MEKIIDIQHLNKSFGTHEVLKDIDFSVNKGEVVSIIGSSGSGKSTLLRCINLLEKPSGGHIIYHGENILDDNHDAADYRKHLGMVFQQFNLFNNHNVINNCVVGQIKVLKRSKEEAERVAMKYLKVVGMDKYINAKPKQLSGGQKQRVAIARALSMEPDVMLFDEPTSALDPEMVGEVLKVMKELAESGLTMLIVTHEMEFAKEVSDRVVFMDKGVIAEEGSPEQIFNNPTQKRTREFLKRTLK
- a CDS encoding transporter substrate-binding domain-containing protein; translation: MKNKFTIVIVLFVSTILLLAGCGTSKSSGAESSDDNTFKVGLEAGYAPFNWTQNDDSNGGVKIGGSAEYAGGYDVEIAKKVAEGLGKELVIVKTEWDGLVPALTSGKIDAIIAGMSPTADRKETIDFSDNYYTSNLVMVVKKGSKYEGVTSIQDFKGAKVTAQLNTFHYSVIDQIKGVDKKTAMDNFPAMRVALESGMIDGYVSERPEGVSASAANENYVMVEFEEGFKTSADDTAIAVGLKKGSDLTDKINEILAGISEEDRTSIMDNAIKNQPAAN
- a CDS encoding amino acid ABC transporter permease; this translates as MSLEWVIKIIAENWPMFLRGAGLTLLISLIGTIIGAIIGLAAGVVRTIPMPERGAKKALLNVINAILSIYIEFFRGTPMIVQAMVIYYGSALAFGIDMNVFVAAIIVVSINTGAYMAEIVRGGIVSVDKGQFEAAHAIGMTHFQTMWNVVLPQVIRNILPATGNQFVINIKDTSVLNVISVTELYFVTKSISGNNFRYFESFFVACMIYFVMTFIVTRILLYIEKRLDGADNYTMIGNDTQVNQK